One Zeugodacus cucurbitae isolate PBARC_wt_2022May chromosome 3, idZeuCucr1.2, whole genome shotgun sequence genomic region harbors:
- the LOC105209577 gene encoding uncharacterized protein LOC105209577 translates to MVKIITILMFYALLMMTIGSIESRPQSTLGNDQDLENLGQDVDEVRNSYYEFPVPAAYSAVPFDRLQMLIAQYRPTSYIRTPGWSSGMNELFRMPETKRQVRYRQCYFNPISCFKK, encoded by the exons ATGGTGAAAATAATAACCATCCTTATGTTTTATGCCCTGCTTATGATGACGATTGGTTCAATTGAGTCCCGTCCTCAAAGCACTCTCGGCAACGATCAG GATCTAGAAAATCTTGGACAGGATGTCGATGAAGTGCGAAATAGCTATTATGAGTTTCCAGTGCCTGCTGCTTACTCTGCCGTTCCGTTCGATCGTCTGCAAATGTTAATCGCACAATATAGACCCac ATCTTATATTCGCACACCTGGGTGGAGCAGCGGCATGAACGAACTTTTCCGGATGCCCGAGACAAAACGCCAAGTCAGATATCGTCAGTGCTACTTTAACCCTATTTcttgctttaaaaaataa
- the LOC105209579 gene encoding fumarate hydratase, mitochondrial, producing the protein MYVHIHSISMLNMLFKNTRIVTAALKHRSPFFNDTHFRGKNFGSGTSVDKTKERNYRKESDTFGELQVPADKYYGAQTLRSKMNFPIGGKREQMPKEIIIAMGILKKASAEVNREYGLNSKIAENISKACDELISGKLYKDHFPLVIWQTGSGTQTNMNCNEVISNRAIELMGGELGSKKPVHPNDHVNMSQSSNDTFPAAIHISVAMQLINTLKPNIEFMRDGLKLKSEEFKDIIKIGRTHTMDAVPLTLGQEFSGYTQQMTYALQRIDACLPRVYEIALGGTAVGTGLNAPKGFAEKVAKRIAELTCLPFVSAPNKFEALAARDAMVEVSGVLNTIACSVYKIANDIRFLGSGPRCGLGELMLPENEPGSSIMPGKVNPTQCEAITMVAGQVIGNHVAVTIGGSNGHFELNVFKPLVVSNVLRSIRLLSDACRTFTCNCIKDIHPNKDRINKIMNDSLMLVTALNPHIGYDKAAQIAKTAHKNGTTLKEEAINLGYLTEQQFNEWVKPQNMLGPKSMKRSDKLNK; encoded by the coding sequence atgtatgtgcatattcaTTCAATTTCAATGCTCAATAtgcttttcaaaaataccaGAATAGTGACGGCGGCATTGAAGCATAGAAGTCCATTTTTCAATGATACTCATTTCAGAGGGAAGAACTTTGGTAGTGGAACTAGTGTTGATAAAACCAAAGAAAGAAACTACCGGAAGGAAAGCGATACTTTTGGAGAACTTCAAGTTCCTGCTGATAAGTATTATGGAGCTCAAACTCTTCGCTCTAAAATGAATTTCCCTATTGGAGGAAAAAGAGAACAAATGccgaaagaaataataattgcaatgggaatattaaaaaaagcctCCGCCGAGGTGAATAGAGAATATGGGTTAAATAGCAAGATagctgaaaatatttctaaGGCTTGCGACGAGTTAATATCAGGTAAATTATACAAAGACCATTTTCCGTTAGTTATCTGGCAAACAGGATCTGGTACGCAAACAAATATGAACTGCAATGAAGTTATAAGTAATCGTGCTATCGAACTAATGGGTGGTGAATTGGGTTCCAAAAAGCCTGTCCACCCAAATGATCATGTTAACATGTCACAGAGTTCAAACGACACGTTTCCTGCTGCAATTCATATTTCTGTGGCAATGCAACTTATCAATACACTCAAaccgaatattgaatttatgcgGGATGGTTTAAAACTAAAATCGGAAGAATTTAAggatataataaaaattggacGAACACATACAATGGATGCTGTACCTTTAACGCTGGGTCAGGAGTTCAGTGGTTATACACAACAAATGACTTATGCTCTCCAACGAATCGATGCATGCCTTCCCCGAGTATATGAAATTGCTCTTGGTGGAACAGCTGTGGGGACAGGGCTTAACGCTCCCAAAGGATTTGCTGAGAAAGTTGCGAAACGAATTGCGGAATTGACATGCTTACCATTTGTATCTGCACCGAATAAATTCGAAGCGCTAGCAGCACGTGATGCAATGGTAGAAGTGAGTGGTGTTTTGAATACAATCGCATGCAGTGTGTATAAAATAGCTAACGATATACGCTTCCTCGGTTCTGGACCACGATGCGGTCTTGGTGAGTTGATGTTACCCGAAAATGAACCGGGTAGTTCAATTATGCCAGGAAAAGTAAATCCCACGCAATGTGAGGCAATTACGATGGTTGCCGGACAAGTTATTGGTAATCATGTCGCAGTTACTATAGGAGGATCTAATGGACATTTTGAGTTGAATGTTTTCAAGCCATTGGTGGTCTCGAATGTGCTCCGTTCTATTCGACTACTATCTGATGCCTGTCGGACTTTTACCTGTAATTGCATAAAAGATATTCATCCGAACAAAGATCGCATTAATAAGATAATGAACGACTCTTTAATGTTGGTGACAGCATTAAACCCACATATTGGTTACGATAAAGCTGCGCAAATAGCTAAAACGGCTCACAAGAATGGCACTACTCTTAAAGAAGAAGCAATCAATTTAGGTTACTTAACTGAACAACAATTTAATGAATGGGTAAAACCACAAAATATGCTTGGACCGAAATCAATGAAACGGAGTGATAAACTGAATAAGTAA